A window from Chitinophaga filiformis encodes these proteins:
- a CDS encoding MFS transporter produces the protein MSVFRSLKHHNFRLHFTGQAISLVGTWMQRVAISWLVYRLTGSAFLLGLVTFLSLIPSLVLAPFAGSFIDRHNKFKVVMVTQIALMIQAGALAAMVWLNYYSIAWISALSLMQGLINSFDTTARQALMVDLVDNKEDLPNAIALNSSAFNAARLVGPALAGIILSSLGEDVCFLINFLSFIAVICCLLMMKLKLIPASRSEVNIWGDLRKGYEYLKESPDLSSLILLLAASSLLVIPYTTLLPVFAKDVFHGDATTFSWFESAAGFGALFGAVFMATLKPTHDLIRLTILSSTVFAVALLGLAVSSSMFLALVATAATGAGLMIQNSAINTYLQTHASSEMRARTLSYYIMSYQGMLPIGSLLIGYLAHFFGVGVVVFVEGMLGIVIVLVFMLQQRGITHWLRWLHVMRVRHLR, from the coding sequence ATGTCAGTATTTCGTTCACTTAAACACCATAACTTCAGACTACATTTTACAGGACAAGCCATATCACTTGTAGGCACCTGGATGCAGCGGGTAGCTATCAGCTGGCTGGTATACCGCCTCACAGGGTCTGCTTTTCTGCTCGGGCTGGTCACTTTCCTCAGTCTGATACCCTCACTTGTGCTGGCGCCTTTCGCCGGCAGTTTTATAGACAGGCATAATAAATTCAAGGTGGTCATGGTTACCCAGATCGCCCTGATGATACAGGCAGGCGCCCTGGCGGCCATGGTCTGGCTGAATTATTACAGTATTGCCTGGATCTCGGCACTGAGCCTGATGCAGGGGCTGATCAACTCTTTCGATACCACTGCCCGCCAGGCCCTGATGGTAGACCTGGTAGACAATAAGGAAGACCTGCCCAATGCCATAGCCCTGAACTCTTCCGCTTTTAACGCGGCCCGGTTGGTAGGTCCCGCCCTGGCTGGTATCATACTCAGCTCTCTGGGTGAAGACGTCTGTTTCCTGATCAACTTCCTGAGCTTTATAGCGGTGATCTGCTGTTTGCTGATGATGAAACTGAAACTGATCCCTGCCTCCCGCTCCGAAGTCAATATCTGGGGCGACCTGCGTAAGGGGTATGAATACCTGAAAGAATCGCCCGACCTGTCATCCCTGATATTATTGCTGGCAGCTTCCAGCCTGCTGGTAATTCCATATACTACTTTATTGCCCGTTTTTGCCAAGGATGTTTTCCATGGAGATGCAACTACCTTCAGCTGGTTTGAGAGCGCAGCCGGATTCGGCGCCTTATTTGGAGCAGTGTTCATGGCTACCTTAAAACCGACCCATGATCTTATACGCCTTACCATTCTTTCCAGTACTGTATTTGCGGTAGCCTTGCTGGGACTGGCAGTTTCTTCCTCCATGTTCCTCGCACTGGTGGCCACGGCTGCCACAGGCGCCGGATTGATGATCCAGAACTCTGCCATCAATACGTATCTGCAAACACATGCATCTTCAGAAATGAGGGCAAGGACGCTGAGCTATTATATCATGTCTTACCAGGGAATGCTGCCTATCGGTAGCTTGCTGATAGGTTACCTGGCACACTTCTTTGGTGTGGGTGTAGTGGTGTTCGTGGAAGGAATGCTGGGAATAGTGATCGTCCTGGTATTTATGTTACAACAGAGAGGCATCACCCATTGGTTAAGATGGTTGCATGTGATGCGCGTAAGACATTTGCGCTGA
- a CDS encoding MarR family winged helix-turn-helix transcriptional regulator — MPTKTYEVAASLRSTVTRLVRQLRKQNISSDFSNAELLTMGLLDQHGKLLPSALAEMERISAQAISQILNRLEEVGCVNRVVDEADKRKSVVSLTEKGTQHLYENRRIKEEWLVKAMEKLFSAEELSLIEAFLPLLQRLAEYNG; from the coding sequence ATGCCTACTAAAACTTATGAAGTAGCAGCCTCCTTACGGAGTACGGTGACCCGTCTGGTAAGGCAGCTGCGCAAACAAAACATCTCATCCGATTTCTCCAATGCGGAGCTATTAACGATGGGGCTGCTGGACCAGCATGGTAAGCTGCTCCCCTCCGCGCTGGCTGAAATGGAACGGATCTCTGCACAGGCCATCTCCCAGATACTCAACCGGCTGGAAGAAGTTGGCTGTGTGAACAGGGTTGTGGACGAAGCCGACAAGCGGAAGTCCGTCGTATCCCTGACGGAAAAAGGCACGCAGCACCTGTACGAAAACAGGCGGATCAAAGAAGAATGGCTGGTGAAAGCGATGGAGAAGTTATTTTCGGCAGAGGAACTGTCGCTGATAGAAGCCTTTCTTCCCCTTCTCCAGCGATTAGCAGAGTACAATGGATAA
- a CDS encoding OsmC family protein — translation MKGTHHYAMTTRWTGNTGNGTAGYQAYERSHILRAAGKPDIPGSSDPSFRGDKTRYNPEEMLVASLSSCHMLWYLHLCAAAGIVVVDYVDHATGTMLETADGGGYFSEVTLHPEVTITDAAHIDQANALHHKANALCFIANSVKFPVHHQPLCKVGA, via the coding sequence ATGAAAGGTACACATCACTATGCAATGACTACCCGCTGGACGGGCAATACCGGCAATGGCACGGCCGGTTATCAGGCCTATGAACGCAGCCACATTCTCCGGGCAGCAGGTAAACCCGACATTCCTGGCTCGTCCGACCCTTCCTTCCGGGGCGATAAAACGAGGTACAATCCGGAGGAAATGCTGGTAGCATCCCTGTCTTCCTGCCATATGCTGTGGTACCTCCACCTTTGCGCCGCCGCCGGCATCGTGGTGGTAGATTATGTGGACCATGCCACCGGCACCATGCTCGAAACCGCGGACGGGGGCGGCTATTTTTCAGAAGTTACACTGCACCCCGAAGTTACCATTACCGATGCCGCCCATATTGATCAGGCGAATGCACTGCATCATAAGGCCAATGCGCTATGCTTCATTGCCAATTCGGTAAAGTTCCCGGTACATCACCAGCCACTTTGTAAGGTAGGGGCATAA
- a CDS encoding YiiX family permuted papain-like enzyme, translating into MKRVLTALLAIFVLGLAIVLYAFKEERPPLRSGDVIFQTSMSPQCHAVRLATHSQFSHCGMIWKKGDKDYVLEAVQPVKVTPLNEWISHGEGKKYVVRRLKNADNILTPTVLQKMEAEGKKMLGKSYDGYFEWSDDRIYCSELVWKIYKRAAGIEVGKLQQIRDFDLSSEAVKQIIRERYGDKLPENETVISPQSIYESSLFVTVMSKYGKK; encoded by the coding sequence ATGAAAAGGGTACTCACAGCATTACTGGCAATTTTCGTTCTGGGATTGGCGATAGTACTATATGCCTTTAAAGAAGAACGACCTCCGCTGCGCTCAGGTGATGTGATATTCCAGACGTCGATGTCTCCCCAGTGCCATGCTGTGAGGCTTGCTACCCACTCGCAGTTCAGTCACTGTGGTATGATCTGGAAGAAGGGTGATAAAGACTATGTGCTGGAGGCCGTACAGCCTGTAAAGGTCACACCATTGAATGAGTGGATCTCTCATGGAGAAGGAAAGAAATACGTGGTGAGACGCCTGAAAAATGCAGACAACATCCTGACGCCCACCGTATTGCAAAAGATGGAGGCTGAAGGCAAGAAAATGCTGGGAAAATCCTATGATGGCTACTTTGAATGGTCGGACGACCGGATATACTGCTCTGAGCTGGTATGGAAGATCTATAAAAGAGCGGCAGGGATAGAAGTTGGTAAACTGCAGCAGATCAGGGACTTTGATCTGAGCAGCGAAGCGGTAAAACAGATTATCCGCGAGCGATATGGCGACAAGCTCCCTGAAAATGAAACCGTTATCTCGCCACAGAGCATTTACGAGAGTAGTTTATTTGTGACCGTTATGTCGAAATATGGCAAAAAATAG
- a CDS encoding tetratricopeptide repeat protein, translated as MKRISTSLLLSAVFSLTAAGQNYKQDFEKLCVSGDTAKQRTLLMKWEKAKPGDAELYIAYFNYYVTKSKTEVVTINHTANGSNALKAGKNGDPAGYTSEVGYKKEPLNKGFKYINTGISKFPNRLDMRFGKIYMLGENYNYTNLTKELVSAINYGHTIDNKWKWSDNKPLDKPEQFMLNAVQEYVAQIYNVGKSQADNMKLISETVLKYYPKHVESLSDLGLAYTLKEDLDNALKTLLKANAIAPKDFIVLNNIANIYAKKGDDANAIRYYEQAQKYGDQEAKDLATNEIKRINAKKPVPKATMPKPATAKVSAEKATATKPSAAKTTAKAKTTADKSSTSKSTTSKSTAAKSTGKTTSKKPSKN; from the coding sequence ATGAAAAGAATTTCTACATCCCTATTGCTATCCGCAGTATTCTCCCTCACCGCTGCCGGACAAAATTACAAACAGGATTTTGAGAAATTGTGCGTCAGTGGCGACACTGCCAAACAGCGCACCCTTCTGATGAAATGGGAGAAAGCCAAACCCGGCGATGCGGAGCTATACATCGCCTACTTTAATTACTATGTAACCAAAAGTAAAACTGAGGTGGTAACTATCAATCATACCGCCAATGGCTCCAATGCCCTGAAGGCCGGCAAAAACGGCGACCCGGCCGGATACACCAGCGAGGTGGGTTATAAAAAGGAACCACTGAACAAAGGCTTCAAATACATCAACACCGGTATCTCCAAGTTTCCCAACAGGCTGGATATGCGCTTTGGCAAGATCTACATGCTGGGTGAGAACTACAATTATACTAACCTGACAAAGGAACTGGTGAGCGCTATCAACTATGGGCATACCATTGACAATAAATGGAAATGGTCTGACAACAAACCGCTCGATAAACCGGAACAGTTCATGCTGAACGCAGTACAGGAATATGTAGCGCAGATCTATAACGTGGGCAAGAGCCAGGCTGACAATATGAAACTGATCTCCGAAACAGTATTAAAATATTATCCTAAACATGTAGAAAGCCTCTCCGACCTCGGCCTGGCCTATACGCTGAAGGAAGACCTGGACAATGCGCTGAAAACTTTACTGAAAGCCAATGCCATCGCTCCTAAGGATTTCATAGTGCTGAACAATATTGCCAATATCTACGCAAAGAAAGGAGATGATGCCAATGCGATCAGGTACTATGAACAGGCGCAGAAATATGGCGACCAGGAAGCTAAAGACCTGGCCACCAACGAGATCAAGCGCATAAACGCGAAGAAGCCGGTACCAAAGGCAACTATGCCGAAACCAGCTACCGCCAAAGTATCTGCAGAAAAAGCCACTGCTACGAAACCATCGGCTGCGAAGACAACCGCAAAGGCGAAGACAACAGCCGATAAATCGTCCACATCAAAATCGACAACATCCAAGTCGACCGCGGCTAAAAGCACTGGCAAAACAACAAGTAAAAAGCCTTCCAAGAACTAG
- a CDS encoding endonuclease/exonuclease/phosphatase family protein, with product MKKGILLIAVLTVFSYVAMAQTITVATYNMRNDNNKEDAAEGNGWKQRLPVIAAMIRFHGFDIFGTQECMHHQLENLKDSLPGYAYVGIGRDDGKQGGEHSAIFYNTKKFKLLENGDFWMSEVTDRPNKGWDAVLPRICSWGKFKEIKTGATFYLFNLHMDHVGVKARAESAKLVMDKVRKMAGNIPAILTGDFNVDQHSESYTLINTSGLLRDAYETTAIRYAENGTFNSFNPDGKTDSRIDHIFLTKQFRVEKYGILTDTYRGPVVTDKGDEKVNTANFPKEVSISKYVAREPSDHFPVMVVVSLK from the coding sequence ATGAAAAAAGGGATACTGCTGATAGCAGTTCTTACCGTGTTTTCGTATGTCGCAATGGCGCAAACGATCACGGTGGCTACTTACAACATGCGTAATGACAACAACAAGGAAGATGCCGCAGAGGGGAATGGCTGGAAGCAGCGCTTACCGGTGATCGCGGCCATGATACGTTTCCATGGCTTTGACATTTTCGGTACACAGGAATGTATGCACCACCAGCTGGAAAACCTCAAAGACAGTCTTCCCGGGTACGCGTATGTAGGCATAGGCCGTGATGATGGTAAACAGGGAGGAGAGCATTCCGCTATCTTCTATAATACCAAAAAATTCAAACTGCTGGAAAACGGGGACTTCTGGATGTCGGAAGTGACTGACAGACCTAATAAAGGCTGGGATGCGGTATTGCCAAGGATCTGTTCCTGGGGTAAATTCAAGGAAATAAAGACCGGGGCGACCTTTTATCTCTTCAACCTGCACATGGACCATGTGGGCGTAAAGGCCCGTGCAGAAAGTGCCAAACTGGTGATGGACAAGGTAAGAAAGATGGCGGGCAATATTCCGGCCATCCTGACCGGCGACTTTAACGTGGATCAGCATAGTGAATCCTACACGCTTATCAATACCTCCGGATTGCTGAGAGATGCCTACGAGACAACTGCCATCCGCTATGCGGAAAATGGTACTTTCAACTCCTTCAATCCTGATGGAAAGACCGACAGCCGGATAGACCATATTTTCCTGACCAAACAGTTCCGTGTGGAAAAATATGGTATCCTGACAGATACTTACCGTGGTCCCGTGGTGACAGATAAAGGGGATGAGAAAGTGAATACGGCTAATTTCCCGAAAGAAGTATCGATCAGTAAATATGTGGCCCGTGAGCCTTCAGACCACTTCCCGGTGATGGTCGTTGTTTCGCTGAAATAA
- a CDS encoding DinB family protein: protein MELIQSLLKEMEQEAQTTRKMLSIIPEDKFNWQPHPKSMTVIRLATHIAELPTWVSMVLTTDELDFATAPYTPKVINSVEDLLAHFEESLADGKAHLEKATLSQFDEKWTLRNGNDIYDVSPKGEVIRMAYCQIVHHRAQLGVFLRLLDVPIPGSYGPSADEEFKVAVVDMPTV, encoded by the coding sequence ATGGAACTTATTCAATCTCTCCTTAAAGAAATGGAACAGGAAGCACAGACAACCCGTAAAATGCTTTCTATCATTCCTGAAGATAAGTTTAACTGGCAGCCCCATCCCAAAAGCATGACTGTTATCAGGCTGGCCACTCATATTGCAGAGCTGCCTACCTGGGTGAGCATGGTACTGACAACGGATGAACTGGACTTTGCCACAGCCCCATACACCCCCAAAGTGATCAACAGTGTGGAGGACCTGCTGGCCCATTTCGAAGAATCACTGGCAGATGGTAAAGCCCATCTGGAGAAAGCTACACTCTCCCAGTTCGACGAAAAATGGACACTGAGGAATGGTAATGATATTTATGACGTATCTCCTAAGGGAGAAGTGATCCGTATGGCATATTGCCAGATCGTGCACCACAGAGCGCAATTAGGTGTATTCCTGCGTCTGCTGGATGTCCCGATCCCTGGCAGCTATGGCCCGAGCGCAGATGAAGAGTTTAAAGTAGCAGTTGTGGATATGCCAACAGTATAA